In a genomic window of Paraburkholderia acidiphila:
- a CDS encoding putative baseplate assembly protein has translation MIYACCDEHRKAAIASNPTLNGIDYLEVLDHAAIALGSPRQQTLLVHCLKRAPATLVPSNVLIEGGERVTGITAAWVAPALPAPPEASAAEAAYFGSLADAANVLVIRTSVAGDFSPYTLRLVNNATQASGDVFAVTEVLKGFDPQLASVAFSFKVECGPDFDCKPLEPPCPPDAPAPPPINYLAKDYGSFRTVLLDRLNQLLPAWQASTEADIGVVLAELLAYVGDHFSYRQDAVTTESYLLTARSRISLRRHALLVDYTVSEGCNARAWICVQVGVPVFLDHRATRFYTVAPNMPPTLLPGSGNEQAALDAGVVAFEPMQDANLHPEHNEMAFYTWGDTNCCLPKGATTATLLGTYPNLQPGDVLVFEEILGPQTGNAADADVRHRCAVRLTQVATQDAQGAALVDPLFEQGTGAPITGPLQRPTPVTEIRWSDDDALPFPVCLSSTFLDDSGQKQTLTGVSRVLGNVVLADQGLTMPGEALPDVPEPALYHPPSAARHCTPQAGVPFPVRYRPALRGRPLTHAIPLPVAGSPVTPGPVPLPPNGYVSLVDANGFVCLMVSPDAPGDWPQYFAILTESNALNPATFDLSVIFAPPGGPVGVSAPVVIERFAGLTLTAGAPNNALKQIAALSRFIAVAPGFTPPAATPSPLPLAQTQLSSNGTVALKDAGGATFLVVQPTPPTTWPPMFGVLAQDDISQPDTFNLVLVFQPASGGVGVQVPVVVEQFNGVSLANVATTFGDASDLLSVRSFEDEPNPALSARALMQDDIRASVPAVQLVSTFEGTQSTWTPSPNLLGNGPEDTVFVVETDTDGTARLRFGDGTNGRAPVSLSTFTACGRIGNGTPGNVGADTIVGLAADPRVIGCRNPLAASGGVDPETNDQIRRRAPQAFMTQERAITMTDYANVTEANTQVEDAVAALRWTGSWYTVFITAEPQCAGVLTPALRRALTRYVNRFRLAGQDLKIEGPDYLSLDISLTICVAPDYFQRDVQKALQLALGSGSLPDGQPAFFAPGRFELGQPVYLSPLYAAARAVAGVASVTATVFQPQGVRTSTWLQQGAIPVGPFQVARMANDPSLPDHGRLTLVMQGGK, from the coding sequence ATGATCTACGCCTGCTGCGACGAGCACCGCAAGGCCGCGATCGCATCCAATCCCACGCTTAACGGGATCGACTACCTGGAGGTGCTCGATCACGCGGCCATTGCGCTCGGCAGTCCGCGCCAGCAGACACTCCTCGTGCATTGCCTGAAGCGCGCGCCCGCCACACTCGTCCCTTCGAACGTGCTGATCGAAGGCGGCGAGCGCGTCACCGGCATCACCGCCGCGTGGGTCGCGCCCGCGCTGCCCGCGCCGCCCGAAGCGAGCGCCGCCGAGGCCGCGTACTTCGGCTCGCTTGCCGACGCCGCGAACGTCCTCGTGATCCGCACGTCCGTAGCCGGCGATTTTTCGCCCTACACGCTGCGCCTCGTGAATAACGCCACACAGGCTTCCGGGGACGTCTTCGCGGTGACCGAAGTCCTCAAAGGCTTCGACCCGCAACTCGCGAGCGTGGCGTTCTCGTTCAAGGTGGAGTGCGGCCCGGACTTCGACTGCAAACCGCTCGAGCCGCCCTGCCCGCCCGACGCTCCCGCGCCGCCGCCGATCAACTATCTTGCGAAGGACTATGGTTCGTTCCGCACGGTCCTGCTCGACCGCCTCAACCAGCTCCTGCCTGCGTGGCAGGCCAGCACCGAAGCCGATATCGGCGTGGTGCTGGCCGAATTGCTGGCCTATGTCGGCGATCATTTCAGCTATCGTCAGGATGCCGTAACGACCGAGTCTTACCTGCTCACCGCGCGCAGCCGCATCTCGCTGCGACGCCATGCGCTGCTCGTCGACTACACGGTCAGCGAAGGCTGCAATGCGCGCGCGTGGATCTGCGTGCAGGTCGGCGTGCCGGTGTTTCTCGACCATCGCGCGACGCGCTTCTACACCGTCGCGCCCAACATGCCGCCCACGCTCTTGCCGGGCTCCGGCAACGAACAGGCGGCGCTTGACGCGGGCGTGGTGGCGTTCGAGCCGATGCAGGACGCGAACCTCCATCCCGAGCACAACGAGATGGCCTTCTACACCTGGGGCGACACGAACTGCTGCCTGCCCAAAGGGGCGACCACGGCGACGCTGCTCGGCACCTACCCGAACCTGCAGCCCGGCGACGTGCTCGTCTTCGAGGAGATCCTGGGGCCGCAAACGGGCAACGCCGCCGACGCCGACGTTCGCCACCGCTGCGCGGTGAGACTCACTCAAGTCGCGACTCAGGATGCACAGGGCGCGGCGCTCGTCGACCCGCTCTTCGAGCAAGGCACTGGCGCGCCGATTACCGGCCCGCTGCAACGGCCGACGCCCGTCACCGAAATCCGCTGGTCGGACGACGATGCGTTGCCATTCCCGGTCTGTCTCTCGTCGACCTTTCTCGACGATTCGGGGCAAAAGCAGACGTTGACCGGCGTGAGCCGGGTTTTGGGCAATGTCGTGCTGGCCGACCAGGGGCTCACGATGCCAGGCGAGGCACTACCCGACGTGCCCGAGCCGGCGCTGTACCACCCGCCCTCCGCCGCGCGGCATTGCACGCCGCAGGCCGGCGTGCCGTTTCCGGTACGCTATCGCCCCGCGCTGCGAGGCCGCCCGCTCACCCACGCGATCCCGCTGCCGGTGGCGGGCAGCCCGGTCACGCCCGGGCCGGTGCCGCTGCCGCCGAACGGCTACGTGAGCCTCGTGGATGCGAACGGGTTCGTCTGCCTCATGGTGAGCCCCGACGCGCCGGGCGACTGGCCTCAATATTTCGCGATCCTAACGGAAAGCAATGCATTGAATCCTGCGACTTTCGACTTGTCGGTCATCTTCGCGCCGCCCGGCGGACCCGTGGGCGTCAGTGCGCCTGTCGTGATCGAGCGCTTCGCAGGCCTGACGCTCACGGCAGGTGCGCCGAACAACGCGCTCAAGCAGATCGCGGCGCTTTCGCGCTTCATCGCCGTGGCGCCCGGATTCACGCCGCCGGCCGCGACGCCCTCCCCACTGCCGCTCGCGCAAACTCAACTATCCTCAAACGGCACGGTCGCGCTCAAAGACGCAGGCGGCGCGACGTTCCTCGTCGTCCAGCCCACGCCGCCGACGACGTGGCCGCCGATGTTCGGCGTGCTTGCGCAGGACGACATCTCGCAGCCGGACACGTTCAACCTCGTGCTCGTGTTTCAGCCCGCGTCGGGCGGCGTGGGCGTGCAGGTGCCGGTGGTGGTCGAGCAGTTCAACGGTGTCTCGCTTGCCAACGTCGCGACGACCTTCGGCGATGCCTCCGACCTGCTCTCCGTGCGCAGCTTCGAAGACGAACCGAATCCGGCACTTTCCGCGCGAGCGCTGATGCAGGACGACATCCGGGCAAGCGTGCCCGCCGTCCAGCTGGTCAGCACCTTCGAGGGCACGCAGAGCACGTGGACGCCCAGCCCCAATCTGCTCGGCAACGGTCCGGAGGACACCGTGTTCGTTGTCGAAACCGATACGGACGGCACAGCGCGCCTGCGCTTCGGCGACGGCACCAACGGCCGCGCCCCCGTGAGCCTGAGCACGTTCACCGCGTGCGGCCGCATCGGCAACGGCACGCCTGGCAACGTGGGCGCCGACACCATCGTCGGTTTGGCCGCCGACCCGCGTGTGATCGGCTGCCGCAACCCGCTGGCCGCAAGCGGCGGCGTCGACCCCGAGACCAACGACCAGATCCGCCGCCGCGCCCCGCAGGCGTTCATGACCCAGGAGCGCGCGATCACGATGACCGATTACGCCAACGTGACCGAAGCGAACACGCAGGTCGAGGACGCGGTGGCGGCACTGCGCTGGACGGGCAGCTGGTACACCGTCTTCATCACCGCCGAGCCGCAGTGCGCGGGCGTGCTCACACCTGCGCTGCGCCGCGCGCTGACGCGCTACGTGAACCGCTTCCGGCTGGCGGGCCAGGACCTGAAGATCGAGGGGCCGGACTACCTGTCGCTCGATATCTCGCTCACGATCTGCGTGGCGCCCGACTATTTTCAGCGCGACGTGCAAAAGGCGCTTCAGCTCGCACTGGGCAGCGGCAGCCTGCCCGACGGCCAGCCGGCTTTTTTTGCGCCCGGCAGGTTCGAGCTGGGGCAGCCCGTCTACTTGAGCCCGCTCTATGCGGCGGCGCGCGCGGTGGCGGGTGTGGCGAGCGTCACCGCCACCGTGTTCCAGCCACAGGGTGTGCGGACTTCGACATGGCTGCAACAAGGCGCCATTCCCGTGGGGCCGTTCCAGGTTGCGCGCATGGCGAACGATCCAAGCCTTCCCGATCACGGGCGTCTCACGCTCGTGATGCAGGGCGGAAAGTGA
- a CDS encoding DUF6519 domain-containing protein yields the protein MSFDNSRFTFSPWNDYAGVVGLQGRLQTDADWNEWLAELGRRIQAGTLDLMGHAAYPPTTPYAFQIENSTNASGQPSLSIGLGRMYVDGLLAENHGAPTQQWDPALAELSGTPQPPPAASVNAIDYSAQPYYPNAPTALLTGPGAAGTLLAYLDVWTRPVTWLQDSNLIDKAINVDTSARLQTVWQVRLMDASGKNWGCGTPDADMFGSLASSGRLDTSVVPNAPSGPCCLTTSTGYTGVENQFYRVEIHAGGAPNATGALPTNNATFKWSRENASVMTGVTQIAMGTNTAGAPAAVLTVMSLGRDQVLGFAAGNWIELIDEAHELGGQPGEMYQIDSIDVPGKTITLTSALQSNAFQGPLDPKRCTRIRRWDQSGKIYLQDMTTVWCDVDAAGGIIPVPEAGTRLVLESGIIVNFSLSTPVASGGHFNTGDFWNFAARTAGGWVEELNGAPPRGIHHHYTKLSVLTPPNGAPDCRTPWNPGNGADCGCCSCTVGDGQESVGKYTSINAALASLKGSGGEVCILPGRYFEPVLIEQDDVILRGCGWRTRLASPSFAPTGANAAGNGNANANAAVAASGLSAVVTVIGSHHVKLLSFCIETDGTDVGILLDFAAAPANQTEIAMMALRNDVTTERASNTDITIEDLVILAWTYPAIAGVNVDLLKIADNRMAMRNTASRFATVCVSGAELHVERNWVGLVNTANVLERLPQSMVNDYEQQSAATNAKDAKDVKGTPGNPNANNMDAKIPANAMTLQMAPGGIHIAGPSRDVFVVENEIEGGRGNGVTLGSFVILDANGNATGTLTGVSASDPTACSTTGSLDLPSTPGDGANGGSLVAAGPLVNVLIARNRIRNMGLCGIGPVGFFDLSSVTEVISIHNLTVRENVIARTLLMPIDFGQSRTAFKGYGAICVPDVQNLNVCDNTITDFGATPGALVCGIFLLNAQTAVISRNRIVETRDWALADPVAPTGNNVLSGGIMALLVTPPVASASGAWSTSAAGAASNENQSGAGLTATLYEPGMPALRVEHNIVRVALGTALAAVGYGPYVIVNNQFATGGTVPRPEITNDALPAATVEILNLGQGIDFLNLAQNFSQFKTYGAAFASNGATRGPAVVSNGTVLFADNLCQLETRLSGVHAFTSVLVLSHDQLNFANNQCWVDGSSLCVALDVVALAGSLQMNGNRLQEAVGAAIASGVTYGIFNITCQNLSTLCLYADAATANWRRSTSNLSIAGVLAAPSGDGDPCGAFVNHALTSAGN from the coding sequence GTGAGCTTCGACAACAGCCGGTTCACCTTCTCCCCGTGGAACGACTACGCCGGCGTCGTGGGTCTGCAGGGCCGCCTGCAGACAGACGCGGACTGGAACGAATGGCTCGCCGAGTTGGGACGCCGCATCCAGGCGGGTACGCTCGACCTCATGGGGCACGCCGCCTACCCGCCCACGACGCCCTACGCGTTCCAGATCGAGAACAGCACGAATGCCAGCGGCCAGCCCTCGCTCTCCATCGGGCTCGGGCGGATGTATGTGGACGGCCTGCTGGCCGAAAACCACGGCGCGCCAACGCAACAGTGGGACCCGGCGCTCGCTGAGCTCTCCGGCACGCCGCAGCCGCCGCCGGCCGCCAGCGTGAACGCCATCGACTACAGCGCGCAGCCTTACTATCCCAATGCGCCTACCGCGCTGCTCACGGGGCCGGGCGCCGCCGGCACGCTACTCGCCTACCTCGACGTCTGGACGCGGCCCGTGACCTGGCTGCAGGATTCGAACCTGATCGACAAGGCCATCAATGTCGACACCAGCGCGCGTCTGCAAACGGTCTGGCAGGTGCGCCTCATGGACGCCAGCGGCAAGAACTGGGGCTGCGGGACGCCGGACGCGGACATGTTCGGCTCGCTCGCTTCGTCAGGACGACTCGATACGTCGGTGGTGCCCAACGCCCCTTCGGGTCCCTGCTGTCTCACGACGAGCACGGGCTACACGGGCGTCGAGAACCAGTTCTACCGGGTCGAGATTCATGCGGGCGGCGCGCCCAATGCGACCGGCGCCCTTCCCACGAACAATGCCACCTTCAAGTGGTCGCGAGAGAACGCCTCCGTCATGACCGGCGTCACGCAGATCGCGATGGGCACCAACACGGCAGGTGCGCCCGCCGCCGTGCTCACGGTCATGAGCCTCGGCCGCGACCAGGTGCTGGGGTTCGCTGCGGGCAACTGGATCGAGCTGATCGACGAGGCGCACGAACTGGGCGGCCAGCCCGGCGAGATGTACCAGATCGACAGCATCGATGTGCCCGGCAAGACGATCACACTCACCTCAGCCCTGCAATCGAACGCGTTCCAAGGCCCGCTCGATCCCAAGCGTTGCACGCGTATCCGCCGCTGGGACCAGTCGGGCAAGATCTACCTGCAGGACATGACGACCGTCTGGTGCGATGTCGATGCCGCTGGCGGCATCATCCCCGTGCCCGAAGCCGGCACGCGCCTCGTTCTCGAAAGCGGCATCATCGTCAACTTCAGCCTCAGTACGCCTGTGGCGTCGGGCGGCCACTTCAACACCGGCGACTTCTGGAATTTCGCCGCGCGCACCGCTGGCGGCTGGGTCGAAGAACTCAACGGCGCGCCGCCGCGCGGCATCCATCACCACTACACCAAGCTCTCCGTCCTCACGCCACCCAACGGCGCCCCGGACTGCCGCACGCCCTGGAACCCGGGCAACGGGGCCGATTGCGGCTGCTGCAGCTGTACCGTGGGCGACGGCCAGGAAAGCGTCGGCAAATATACGTCGATCAACGCGGCGCTCGCATCGCTGAAAGGCAGCGGCGGCGAAGTGTGCATCCTGCCGGGACGCTACTTCGAACCCGTGCTGATCGAGCAGGACGATGTGATCCTGCGCGGCTGTGGCTGGCGCACGCGCCTCGCTTCGCCCAGCTTCGCGCCAACGGGCGCGAATGCCGCGGGCAATGGGAATGCAAACGCCAATGCAGCGGTCGCGGCAAGCGGCCTTTCGGCGGTGGTAACCGTGATCGGATCTCATCACGTCAAGCTGCTTTCGTTCTGCATCGAAACGGATGGCACTGACGTGGGCATCCTGCTCGACTTCGCAGCGGCGCCGGCCAACCAGACCGAGATTGCCATGATGGCCCTGCGCAACGATGTCACGACGGAGCGCGCGAGCAATACCGATATCACGATCGAGGATCTCGTGATCCTCGCATGGACGTATCCCGCCATCGCCGGGGTCAACGTGGACCTCCTGAAGATCGCGGACAACCGCATGGCCATGCGTAACACGGCCAGCCGTTTTGCGACGGTGTGCGTGAGCGGCGCCGAACTGCACGTCGAGCGCAACTGGGTGGGGCTCGTGAACACGGCCAACGTGCTCGAGCGCTTACCTCAGAGCATGGTGAACGACTACGAGCAGCAGTCGGCCGCCACGAACGCAAAGGACGCCAAGGACGTAAAGGGCACACCCGGTAATCCGAATGCGAATAATATGGATGCCAAAATACCCGCGAACGCGATGACGCTCCAGATGGCGCCGGGCGGCATCCACATTGCGGGACCGTCGCGCGACGTGTTCGTCGTCGAAAACGAAATCGAAGGCGGCAGAGGCAACGGGGTCACGCTCGGCAGTTTCGTCATACTCGACGCCAACGGCAATGCCACCGGCACGCTTACCGGCGTGTCCGCGAGCGACCCCACGGCCTGCAGTACCACGGGCTCGCTCGACCTGCCCAGCACACCAGGCGACGGCGCCAACGGCGGCTCGCTCGTGGCGGCTGGCCCGCTCGTCAACGTACTGATCGCACGCAACCGTATTCGCAATATGGGGTTGTGCGGTATCGGCCCGGTGGGTTTTTTCGACCTGAGTTCCGTGACCGAGGTGATCAGCATCCACAACCTCACCGTGCGCGAGAACGTCATCGCCCGGACCCTGCTGATGCCGATCGACTTCGGGCAATCCCGGACGGCGTTCAAGGGCTATGGCGCGATCTGCGTTCCCGACGTGCAAAACCTGAACGTGTGCGACAACACCATTACGGACTTCGGCGCGACACCGGGCGCGCTGGTATGCGGCATCTTTCTGCTGAACGCGCAAACCGCAGTCATCAGCCGCAACCGTATCGTGGAGACGCGCGATTGGGCGCTCGCGGATCCAGTGGCTCCCACGGGCAACAACGTCTTAAGCGGCGGCATCATGGCCCTGCTCGTCACGCCGCCAGTGGCCAGTGCGAGCGGCGCGTGGAGCACCTCCGCAGCGGGCGCGGCGAGCAACGAAAACCAGTCCGGCGCCGGGCTCACCGCGACGCTCTACGAGCCGGGCATGCCTGCTCTGCGTGTCGAGCACAATATCGTGCGCGTCGCGCTCGGCACAGCGCTCGCGGCCGTGGGCTATGGCCCGTATGTCATCGTGAACAATCAGTTCGCCACGGGCGGAACGGTGCCGCGCCCCGAGATCACGAACGACGCTCTCCCCGCCGCCACCGTGGAGATCCTGAACCTGGGCCAGGGCATCGATTTCCTGAACCTGGCCCAAAATTTTTCGCAGTTCAAAACATACGGCGCGGCCTTTGCGAGCAATGGCGCCACGCGTGGGCCTGCCGTGGTGTCGAATGGAACCGTCCTGTTTGCCGACAACCTCTGCCAGCTCGAAACACGCCTGAGCGGCGTACACGCCTTCACTTCGGTGCTTGTGCTGAGCCACGATCAGCTGAATTTCGCCAACAACCAGTGCTGGGTGGACGGCTCGTCACTCTGCGTCGCGCTCGACGTCGTCGCGCTCGCGGGCTCGCTGCAGATGAACGGCAACCGGCTACAGGAAGCCGTGGGCGCGGCGATTGCGTCCGGCGTCACCTACGGCATCTTCAACATCACGTGCCAGAACCTCTCGACGCTTTGCCTCTACGCCGATGCGGCGACGGCAAACTGGCGCAGGTCGACGAGCAATCTGTCCATCGCCGGCGTGCTTGCGGCGCCGTCCGGCGATGGCGACCCGTGTGGCGCGTTCGTCAATCATGCACTCACATCCGCCGGCAACTGA
- a CDS encoding putative baseplate assembly protein, translating to MNCTGLPNCTCGCCAGVSVETPQGENNRAGLPQIAYRTGTWASFRASMLARLSSAEYPALAALKTRESDDFSIALIDTASVMLDILTFYQERLANESYLRTAVQLDSLTQLSRLIGYQPAPGVAASTWLAFTIKAATGLPVDPTTGALTIPALTQVQSVPAQGQTPQSFETSAPILAKADWNALPVQTGVPWIPKTGNTSVYLAGTATQLQPGDAILIVGDERANWTAASGAPVSERWDLRIVGAVTPDTTRQRTLVTWSEPLGAAGSAPAAANPVFYALRQRAALYGYNAIDPLMLAWGTRVTLLNDKLLQAGPPLDWTFGIDPATGAALADESRIDLDAVYGKLTPGGWLALIRPHGTGTRTPAGAIMLYRIESVTSMTRSGYGASAKVTRIATDTNEALADYFAATRLASALTQSEALAAAEQPLDYPLYGNCVDLEGVRTDLANVSAIAVVGKSQMLSVLPGAGGIQFIPDDQTAHVTLNAGDVVTLLQPPDFLLPDGTAEDWANASGLFPLYVADKNGRSGTVSAALGDFALVPAAANAPVTQEFGLVASVALVSKPYPRTRIVLKSPLLNCYDRTATSVNANVGPATAGASVAEVLGSGAAATPNQRFTLKQTPLTYIQAPTPSGSASTLSVLVNGVAWTAVPSLYEAPPTAQVYTVMNLPGGAATVTFGDNDEGATLPTGMANVQARYRVGLGAAGNVGAGTITTLVDRPLGVGGVSNPMPATGGQDAQTVDGIRANAPLSVLTLGRAVSLSDYQNYAATFAGIDKAFAIWIANGPYRGVWLTVAGANGAALPPGNLTLATLVTSLTSFSNPNVLVYAQSFYETTFRLSADIACDPRRDANAVYAAVRAALTLAYSYAKRSFGQGVSGDEVALLIQNVPGVIAVNVKALVVVATSTAGDLSSAGFSVSAYNAWMKGALATPLPRPCAGSPNHICPYVPVAGDSAPPTPAEILVLDPDPKQLVLGAMS from the coding sequence GTGAACTGCACCGGGCTACCCAACTGCACCTGCGGCTGCTGCGCGGGCGTCAGCGTAGAAACGCCGCAAGGTGAAAACAACCGCGCCGGCTTGCCGCAAATCGCCTACCGAACCGGCACGTGGGCAAGCTTTCGCGCCTCGATGCTCGCTCGCCTGTCGAGTGCGGAGTATCCGGCGCTCGCAGCCCTGAAGACGCGCGAGAGCGACGACTTCAGCATCGCGCTCATCGATACAGCGTCGGTCATGCTGGATATCCTGACGTTCTATCAGGAGCGGCTGGCCAACGAAAGCTATCTGCGCACGGCCGTACAGCTCGATTCGCTCACGCAGCTATCGCGCCTGATCGGCTACCAGCCTGCTCCGGGTGTTGCCGCCTCGACCTGGCTCGCCTTCACGATCAAGGCCGCCACCGGCTTGCCCGTCGACCCCACCACCGGCGCGCTCACGATTCCCGCTCTGACGCAGGTGCAGAGCGTGCCCGCGCAGGGACAGACACCGCAGTCCTTCGAGACCTCCGCGCCCATTCTCGCCAAGGCGGACTGGAACGCGCTGCCCGTGCAAACGGGCGTACCGTGGATCCCGAAAACGGGCAACACGAGCGTCTACCTCGCGGGCACCGCGACCCAGTTGCAGCCGGGCGACGCCATCCTGATCGTCGGCGACGAGCGCGCGAACTGGACGGCGGCAAGCGGCGCCCCCGTGAGCGAACGTTGGGACCTCCGGATCGTGGGCGCGGTGACGCCGGACACGACACGCCAGCGTACCCTCGTGACCTGGTCGGAGCCACTCGGCGCGGCGGGCAGCGCGCCCGCCGCGGCCAATCCGGTGTTCTACGCCTTGCGCCAGCGCGCGGCGCTGTATGGCTACAACGCGATCGACCCGCTCATGCTCGCGTGGGGCACCCGCGTCACCCTTTTGAACGACAAGCTGCTGCAAGCCGGGCCGCCGCTCGACTGGACATTCGGCATCGACCCGGCCACCGGCGCGGCGCTCGCAGACGAAAGTCGTATCGACCTCGACGCCGTGTACGGCAAGCTCACGCCCGGCGGCTGGCTCGCGCTGATCCGTCCGCACGGCACCGGGACGCGCACGCCGGCCGGCGCGATCATGCTGTACCGCATCGAGTCGGTCACTTCCATGACACGTTCGGGCTACGGTGCGAGTGCGAAAGTCACGCGCATCGCGACCGATACGAACGAGGCGCTGGCTGACTATTTCGCTGCGACGCGCCTCGCTTCAGCACTCACACAGAGCGAAGCGCTCGCGGCTGCCGAGCAGCCGCTCGACTATCCGCTCTATGGCAACTGCGTCGATCTCGAAGGCGTGCGTACGGACCTTGCGAACGTGAGCGCCATCGCCGTAGTGGGCAAGAGTCAGATGCTCTCAGTCCTGCCCGGTGCGGGCGGCATCCAGTTCATACCCGACGACCAGACGGCACACGTTACGCTCAATGCGGGCGATGTCGTCACCCTGCTTCAGCCGCCTGATTTCCTGCTGCCCGACGGCACCGCCGAGGACTGGGCCAACGCGAGCGGTCTCTTCCCACTCTATGTCGCAGACAAAAATGGGCGTAGCGGCACCGTAAGCGCGGCGCTCGGCGATTTCGCACTCGTGCCGGCGGCAGCCAATGCCCCTGTCACGCAAGAGTTCGGCCTCGTCGCGAGCGTCGCGCTGGTGAGCAAGCCGTACCCGCGCACGCGCATCGTCCTCAAGAGCCCGCTTCTGAACTGCTACGACCGCACGGCGACGAGCGTGAACGCCAACGTCGGTCCGGCCACCGCGGGTGCGAGCGTGGCCGAGGTGCTCGGCAGCGGCGCGGCCGCCACACCGAACCAGCGCTTCACCCTCAAGCAAACGCCGCTCACCTATATTCAGGCGCCCACCCCGAGCGGCAGCGCGAGCACGCTCTCGGTTCTGGTCAACGGCGTTGCGTGGACTGCCGTACCGAGCCTCTACGAAGCGCCGCCGACCGCGCAGGTGTACACCGTCATGAACCTGCCGGGCGGCGCTGCGACGGTCACCTTCGGCGACAACGACGAAGGCGCAACGCTGCCCACCGGCATGGCCAACGTCCAGGCGCGCTACCGCGTGGGCCTCGGCGCCGCGGGCAACGTGGGAGCGGGGACGATCACCACGCTGGTCGACCGGCCGCTGGGCGTGGGCGGCGTGAGCAACCCGATGCCGGCCACCGGCGGACAGGACGCCCAGACAGTGGACGGCATCCGCGCCAACGCGCCCTTGTCGGTGCTCACACTAGGGCGCGCCGTGTCGCTCTCCGACTACCAGAACTACGCGGCCACCTTCGCCGGCATCGACAAGGCGTTTGCCATCTGGATCGCAAACGGCCCGTATCGCGGCGTCTGGCTCACCGTAGCTGGCGCGAACGGCGCGGCGCTCCCGCCCGGCAATCTCACGCTCGCGACACTCGTGACGTCCCTCACATCGTTCAGCAATCCGAATGTTCTGGTCTACGCACAAAGCTTCTACGAAACCACTTTCAGATTGAGCGCCGACATTGCCTGCGACCCGCGCCGCGACGCGAACGCCGTGTATGCCGCCGTGCGTGCCGCCCTGACGCTGGCTTACAGCTACGCGAAGCGCAGCTTCGGCCAGGGCGTCTCCGGCGATGAGGTCGCGCTTCTGATCCAGAATGTGCCCGGCGTGATCGCCGTGAACGTGAAAGCGCTTGTTGTCGTCGCCACGAGCACGGCGGGCGACCTCAGCAGCGCGGGCTTTTCCGTCTCGGCATACAACGCATGGATGAAAGGCGCGCTCGCCACGCCGCTGCCGCGTCCGTGCGCGGGATCGCCCAATCACATCTGCCCCTACGTGCCGGTGGCGGGCGATAGCGCGCCGCCCACGCCCGCCGAGATCCTCGTACTCGACCCAGATCCGAAACAACTCGTACTGGGAGCGATGTCATGA
- a CDS encoding phage baseplate assembly protein V: MSTVPTGSSQAPTRYYGKYRGTVLVNIDPLQIGRITAQVPDVCGETPTSWCMPCLPAAGSQAGCFFVPPIGSQVWIEFEQGNPDYPIWTGGFWGLVADVPVFAIAPPPIPPGQNIVLQTSGQNSVTLSDGAPTPATGGIVLRDASGAMIVVNSSGIYISNGQGATITLIGPAVAINESALTVVGS, translated from the coding sequence ATGAGCACAGTCCCCACGGGCTCGTCCCAGGCGCCGACGCGCTACTACGGCAAGTATCGCGGTACGGTGCTCGTCAATATCGACCCGTTGCAGATCGGGCGCATCACGGCGCAGGTACCCGACGTCTGCGGCGAAACGCCCACAAGCTGGTGCATGCCTTGCCTGCCCGCCGCCGGCTCGCAGGCCGGCTGCTTTTTCGTGCCGCCCATCGGCTCGCAGGTGTGGATCGAGTTCGAGCAGGGCAACCCCGACTACCCCATCTGGACCGGCGGTTTCTGGGGCCTCGTCGCGGACGTGCCCGTCTTCGCGATCGCGCCGCCGCCGATCCCGCCCGGCCAGAACATCGTGCTGCAAACGAGCGGCCAGAACTCGGTCACGCTCAGCGACGGCGCACCCACGCCCGCCACCGGCGGCATCGTGCTGCGCGACGCGAGCGGCGCGATGATCGTCGTGAATTCGTCGGGCATCTACATCAGCAACGGCCAGGGCGCGACCATCACGCTCATCGGGCCCGCCGTCGCCATCAACGAAAGTGCGCTCACGGTGGTCGGCAGCTAA
- a CDS encoding GPW/gp25 family protein: protein MNVNFPYQFDSRGRTLDPLDAYLYQLVEQVLFTSPGERVNLPDFGSGLLQLPFEPNSAEIAAATQFAVQGALQKWLSGCIKVISVAVVAQDAVLTVTVTYAPLATGVTQVQTFVYGGSS, encoded by the coding sequence ATGAACGTCAACTTCCCGTACCAGTTCGATAGCCGCGGCCGCACGCTCGATCCGCTGGACGCGTACTTGTATCAACTGGTCGAGCAGGTGCTCTTCACCTCGCCGGGCGAGCGCGTGAACCTGCCGGACTTCGGCAGCGGCCTGCTGCAATTGCCGTTCGAACCGAACAGCGCGGAAATCGCGGCCGCAACCCAGTTCGCCGTACAGGGCGCCTTGCAGAAGTGGCTGTCGGGCTGCATCAAGGTGATCTCGGTCGCCGTCGTGGCGCAGGACGCGGTGCTCACGGTCACGGTCACCTATGCGCCGCTCGCCACAGGCGTCACCCAGGTGCAGACCTTCGTCTACGGAGGGAGCTCATGA